A window of the Alnus glutinosa chromosome 4, dhAlnGlut1.1, whole genome shotgun sequence genome harbors these coding sequences:
- the LOC133866321 gene encoding putative F-box/LRR-repeat protein At4g00320, with amino-acid sequence MEHKIDRISELPEPILEHILSFIPLEKIPQLSILSKRWQNVWALLPILEFNQYIREFNPVKLGSISVNEKEQKIRRMKYDFIYFMEKILQSRYRQRLSINKFKLEMFDIDESDCALLNRCIGYAIESNVKEFNVELEYDQLVEEPEHYYQLPESVLTTKSITKLSLYKVKFDSFNCDINLPSLKKLYLHEVRVDEQFIQTVIASCRVLEDISFKGCYGFKSIHVSGLPKLMVLKLKYNHDLKRVEVQASSLQSLHIDNFWIPCQINLAPCESLKELVLHGTTKTSKWLHDILLKHPRVEKLDLTGCNMLEWVYISSPHMKTLNLSRCEKLVEVNINAPNLHSLGYCGGVISYALNVTALFEANLNFVGRIPWNVEKIAFLANYLSHPKLLTWRTVFIEGVIIPKELRESQQPFRPLYNVKKLELKAYFSPKKNEFSELVDSMLWICPLLEILSIECKDENKSVHNIFFKFSYENPVYKGGENFNCCKLLLDLCWRHYLKTVKIEDSGGLADEDDLRKYFYENAKVLKSFQYA; translated from the exons ATGGAGCACAAAATTGATCGGATATCCGAATTGCCGGAACCAATTCTAGAGCACATCTTATCATTCATCCCCTTGGAAAAAATACCTCAGCTTAGTATATTGTCCAAGAGATGGCAAAACGTTTGGGCTTTGCTCCCCATCCTGGAATTCAATCAATACATTCGGGAATTTAACCCTGTAAAATTGGGCAGTATTTCAGTCAATGAGAAAGAGCAGAAAATCAGGAGAATGAAATacgactttatttattttatggagAAAATTTTACAAAGCCGTTATAGGCAAAGGCTAAGTATAAACAAGTTTAAGCTCGAAATGTTCGACATCGATGAATCGGATTGTGCTCTTTTGAACCGTTGTATTGGGTATGCAATTGAAAGCAATGTCAAAGAGTTCAATGTTGAGCTAGAGTATGATCAGCTTGTGGAAGAGCCTGAGCACTACTATCAGTTGCCTGAGAGCGTTCTTACAACAAAATCAATAACAAAGTTGTCATTGTATAAGGTTAAGTTCGATTCTTTTAATTGTGATATTAACTTACCCTCTTTGAAAAAGTTGTATTTGCATGAAGTTCGTGTGGACGAGCAGTTTATCCAAACTGTAATTGCAAGTTGCCGTGTGCTAGAAGACATATCCTTTAAAGGTTGTTATGGTTTTAAAAGCATACATGTTTCAGGTCTTCCTAAACTCATGGTCCTCAAGCTGAAGTATAATCATGATCTTAAGAGAGTTGAGGTGCAAGCATCGAGTCTTCAATCTCTACACATCGATAACTTTTGGATACCGTGCCAGATCAACCTAGCCCCGTGTGAAAGCCTAAAGGAGTTAGTCTTACATGGAACCACCAAAACAAGCAAATGGTTGCATGACATTCTTCTTAAACATCCACGCGTAGAGAAGTTGGATCTAACAGGCTGCAATATGTTGGAATGGGTTTATATTTCGAGTCCCCACATGAAAACCTTAAATCTTTCAAGGTGCGAAAAGCTGGTTGAAGTGAACATTAATGCTCCAAACTTACATTCACTCGGGTATTGTGGTGGTGTTATATCCTATGCTTTGAACGTTACGGCTCTATTCGAAGCTAATCTCAATTTTGTGGGAAGGATTCCTTGGAATGTTGAAAAGATTGCATTCCTTGCAAACTACTTAAGTCATCCCAAACTATTGACATGGAGAACTGTATTTATTGAG GGTGTGATTATTCCAAAAGAATTGAGAGAAAGCCAACAACCATTCCGGCCATTATATAATGTCAAGAAGTTGGAGTTAAAAGCATATTTTTCGCCTAAGAAAAACGAATTCAGTGAACTCGTGGACTCCATGTTATGGATTTGTCCACTTTTGGAGATTCTATCCATAGAATGCAAAGATGAGAATAAGTCAGTTcacaatatatttttcaag TTCTCATACGAAAACCCAGTTTATAAAGGCGGGGAGAATTTCAATTGTTGCAAACTACTTCTAGATCTATGTTGGCGGCATTATTTAAAGACTGTCAAGATTGAGGACTCTGGAGGACTTGCAGATGAAGACGATCTAAGGAAATATTTTTATGAGAATGCAAAAGTATTAAAGAGCTTCCAATATGCTTAA